A region of Hippoglossus stenolepis isolate QCI-W04-F060 chromosome 7, HSTE1.2, whole genome shotgun sequence DNA encodes the following proteins:
- the clp1 gene encoding polyribonucleotide 5'-hydroxyl-kinase Clp1, producing MATEGVETTSEDAPAAGKVSTRFDLEKETELRFEVEAAEAAEQVELELLTGMAEVFGSELNRSKKYVFGPGSKIAVFTWQGCSVNLYGKPEVAYVSKDTPMLLYLNTHAALEQMRKQAERDNERGPRVMVVGPTDVGKSTVCRLLLSYAVRVGRRPTLVELDVGQSGVSVPGTVSALCIERPADIEEGFSVQAPLVYHFGSTTPGTNIKLYNKLTSCLAEVFSQRCEVNRKASVGGCIINTCGWVKGSGYQALVHCASAFQVDVVLVLDHERLYNELKRDLPHFVRVVLLPKSGGVVERSKECRRETRDEKIREYFYGFRGVSFYPFSFEVRFSDVRIYKIGAPSIPDSCLPLGMSQDDTQLKLVPVTPGRDLTYHVLSVSSAEDVEEGARKDIVESPVRGFIVVTNVDTQTQVMKVLSPSPRPLPGHTLLIMDIRFMDTK from the exons ATGGCAACAGAGGGTGTGGAAACCACGAGTGAAGATGCTCCAGCGGCTGGGAAGGTCAGCACCAGGTTTGAcctggagaaagagacagagctTCGGTTCGaggtggaggcagcagaggcgGCAGAGCAAGTTGAGCTGGAGCTCCTCACGGGAATGGCTGAGGTGTTTGGTTCAGAGCTGAACCGCAGCAAGAAGTACGTATTTGGACCAGGATCTAAGATTGCAGTTTTCACCTGGCAAGGCTGCAGTGTCAACCTTTATGGCAAACCAGAG GTGGCTTATGTGTCCAAGGACACTCCCATGCTGCTCTACCTGAACACACACGCTGCCCTGGAACAGATGAGAAAACAAGCAGAGCGGGACAATGAGAGGGGGCCGAGG GTGATGGTGGTTGGACCCACAGATGTGGGAAAGTCAACAGTGTGCCGTCTGCTGTTAAGCTATGCTGTGAGAGTGGGCAGGAGGCCGACACTAGTGGAACTGGATGTGGGACAGAGTGGG GTGTCAGTGCCTGGGACAGTGTCCGCACTGTGCATCGAGCGTCCGGCAGACATAGAGGAGGGCTTCTCAGTCCAGGCTCCATTGGTTTACCACTTTGGCTCAACTACCCCAGGGACCAACATCAAACTTTACAACAAG CTGACGTCATGCCTGGCTGAGGTGTTTTCCCAGCGCTGTGAGGTGAACAGGAAGGCCAGTGTTGGAGGCTGCATCATCAACACCTGTGGCTGGGTGAAGGGCTCTGGGTACCAGGCTCTGGTCCATTGTGCCTCTGCCTTTCAGGTGGatgtggtgctggtgctggatCATGAGAGACTGTACAATGAACTCAAACGAGACCTCCCTCACTTTGTCCGAGTTGTGCTCCTACCTAAGTCCGGTGGGGTGGTGGAACGCTCCAAAGAGTGCCGGCGGGAGACTCGGGATGAGAAAATCCGCGAGTATTTCTACGGCTTCCGTGGAGTGTCCTTCTACCCTTTTTCCTTTGAGGTGCGTTTCTCAGACGTTCGCATCTATAAGATCGGGGCACCGTCTATCCCAGACTCATGCCTGCCACTGGGAATGTCTCAGGATGACACGCAGCTCAAGCTGGTTCCTGTGACACCAGGGAGAGACCTCACGTATCATGTGCTGAGCGTGAGCAGTGCAGAGGACGTAGAGGAAGGGGCAAGAAAGGATATAGTGGAGAGCCCTGTGCGTGGCTTCATTGTGGTGACAAATGTAGACACGCAAACACAGGTAATGAAAGTGCTATCCCCATCACCCAGACCACTGCCCGGACACACGCTGCTTATCATGGACATCCGCTTCATggacacaaaatga